In the Paramisgurnus dabryanus chromosome 18, PD_genome_1.1, whole genome shotgun sequence genome, TAGGCGAGTTTTCTTTGTGCGTGGGGGCACCTATCGGTAAACagtgtaactagttactgtaataatattactttctcTGGTTACTAGTAGTGTAACTAATTACTACAAAAATGTGTAATAATATTGCAATTACCATCCAAAAAAGCCTAGTTACTAGATATTTTTTGTCACAACATCACCAACGCAGGAAGCTAGCTTTTGCTAGTGCCCCCCCTGCCCCACCATAAACTCGGATGAGTGGTGTTATCAGTTTTAGCATAATGTGGcatgaccaatcagaatcaagtattccAGAGAGCTTTTTAATAACTATAATAAACATACCGCTTGATTCAAGCTCTTTAACAAGGGCATGAGAGTCAAACGTCAGTTTCCTTTGCTCCAATGGCATTAACTCCACTTTTCTCACATCATATGTCTTAAATGCAGTCGTTGCATGGAACCCTAAaagcaaaaatacatttgttaaaaaCACAACCATTAATATATGCTATTTACTGCAGAATGGGTCAAACTGAGGCAAAACTTACCTCTGTGTTGACACACTGATTGCTTGTTGAGATGATGTAATTTTAACAGGCTGGAGAACTGATATTGTCTGCGCATAAAGATTCCCCAGCACGTCATCGTTATATATGAATGGCTAAACTAAACGATGAATCTAGGATTACTTGGATGGGAAAGGGATCTTTTTGCGCGTTTACCTTCTGTTTTGTACAACCTTTGCAGTACAAAATACGTCCAGACTTACTACATAAAGCAAACCCCTGTGTTTCTATCCTCGCCCTCTGTCATTCCAGGACATGTGAGACAGTTTTCAGGGTCAAACAGATGATCACTGACTATAAAATACTGTAGTGCTGTTCTTTTAGAAAGTAAGTTCCTGGATTTGTAGCACGTGACGTTGCGATTATCGTAAAGGAGGAGTTTTTCAGGCTGTTTTAAAATACGAAAAGCGCATAGAATGACAATGAACATAAGATTACAGTGGGCGGGGCTTATCGATGACTCAAGTGAAATACAACAGGTCTAAttaaaattcttcttttaaCTCGTCGTCAATGTAGgctaaacatttcaaaataaatatcTATTAAAACGTTGCATATTACTGTTTTTTGCTTAGGCTACTCATAAAAATCCGTACCGCGTGGACCTTGTTACTTTTCTCTGCGCTGATAGTTTGTACTAATCACAACAGTTTGTGATTActacattaaacattaatttCATATAGAATACTCCTATAGGGTAAAAATCGCTGGACTTAAATGATTTATTAAATGATAGTGTTTGGTAAACAAATGTCTTCTGTGGTTTTAAGAACCTCCAGAGATTTTACTTTTGGTCAGTTATgaattcaacattttgagccGCAGTGCTCCCCCTGGTGGATTCACATCCTTTCTGGCTGACCAAATTCAAGAATTcgctttttaaataaagttttatgtaGTTAAAGAAACTGTCATGGTTGCCCCCATGACCAACGACCAGAGTTGGTTTTTTGCTCTGGCTCTCGGAGTTTCCTTTCTCAAATGCCTCTTGATAAATGCCTAGTAAGTTTTCCTAACGTAAAATATCAATTTAATTTCATATGATTACCACGCTGAAAAGTATGAGCACATCTGCGAGCACTCATTCATTCTGTCTGTCTAGTATATTTCaactaataattttatttgGAAAATGCATTTATAGAAACCACAATGCGCAAACAATATTGTCGTTTGAAATCTTTGTCTTTTAGCCACTCTACGGATTTTGAAGTTCATAGGAACTGGCTTGCCCTCACCCACAGTTTGCCAGTATCACAGTGGTATTATGAGGTAGTTACGTCATTTACATACAGCCTTTCATCTGCAACTCTCTTTTTTATGTAGCCTAATAATAGTAATTGCAAATTGGTAAATATTTGGGGAATACTAATGAAAGCTTTAGAACAAAAATTTCAATTGCAAAAGCATgctttttacaaatttaaaatgacaaaattacataaaataactatttgtctgtctaaaaccaattcttatattaagtcttataatattgttaaaaaaagtgatttatttttataatttcagGCTACGTCTGAGTGGACATTGGATTATCCTCCCCTGTTTGCCTGGTTTGAATATGGACTATCACATATTGCCAGATTTTTTGATAAAGAGATGCTGGTTGTTCAAAATCTGAATTATGCAAGCGCAGCCACAGTACTTTTCCAAAGGCTGTCAGTTATTGTGGCTGATGTGGTCTTTTTTTATGCAGTCAAAGAGTATGTATTGTTTGTGTACAtcattatattttatatgtaaaaTTTCCTATAATTTCCTATAATTATTCTTTGTATTTTTCACAATTTTTAGTAATTCTGTGCCCTTTTAGACTTAAAAGTTAATTATACAGAAACATGAcataaaggtatagttcaccctaaaatgtTAATTTGATCATAAATCACCACCAAGTGCTCTGGTTGTCTTCAGAACGcttttgtagatatttttgatgaaaactggTAGGGTTCTGACTCTCCCATTGACTTCAGTTTGTTTCACAATTGTTTTCCCCAGAAAATAATGAAAGACATCACCAAAAATGTCCATGTTCCATCAGtagttcaataataatattatgaaacCATGAGAACACTTTTgtgcacaaagaaaacaaaacaaacaattttatttaacaatttgTTCTCCTCCTTGGTTGTTCAATCCGCGTTCATGAGCACACTATGGCGCATGCTGCTGACGTAGTTGCGTTTTTACTTTACGTAAAAGTAATTTGCGCATATATACAGGCTGTTaaagtattgtttacaatgtttgcataatggcttaaataaaaaacatccaAAAACATTGGCAACTACGTCAGCAGGTGAAGTCAGCAGCATGCACCGTAGTCTGCTCGTGAACACACACTGAATGACTTGGAGGAGAATAAATTGTTGAATacaatttttctttttgttttctttgcgcaCAAAAGTGTTTTCACCgtttcataatattattattgaactaCTGATGGAACATGGACTTTTTGGTGATGTCTTTCATTGTTTTCTGGGGAAAAGAATTGTGAAACAAACTTAATGTGTCAATGGGACAGTCAGAAGCCTCCCGGGGTTATtattaaatatctaaaaatgtgttctgaagacaATCTGAGAACTTGGTGGTATAGAACGACACAAAAacgatttatgataaaatttaAGTGCTTTTGGATCTGAGATAAAGTGTACAAATGTAATTCCAGGTGCTGCAAATGTTTGCGAGAAGACAAGGGAAAAGACCTACATGCGAAACCCTCTTTCATCCTGGCAGCATTGTTGCTGTGGAACTTTGGGCTTTTAATTGTTGATCGTATCCTTGTAGAGGTGTCATAATAAAAGTCATGCCTATGTGGCCCTCCATAAATCAAACACTTACATTCATTTCACTTAACTAATTTCCTGCAGATATTCATTTCCAATATAATGGCTTCCTGTTTGGTGTTCTTCTTCTTTCAATAACAAGACATTTTCAGGTATTGGCTATAATTTTTGTGTGTTCTCAGAATTGTGACTTTAATCTTTTCTGTAATGTGactttattcatttgtttatttatttatgaactATGTTTTGTATTGACAGAAAAGACACTTGGAGGGGGCCTTGCTGTTTTCAATACTTTTAAACTTGAAGCATATATATCTGTATGTTGCACCTGCCTATGGAATCTACCTGTTGAGATGCTTTTGCTTTACCCAGAACAATGCAGGTGATGGTTTTGTGTAAGCATCATTGAACAAAATacaataataatacaataatatcATAATTTATTTTGCTTCTTTTATTAGATGGGTCTTTGCAGTGGAGAAGTTTAAGTCTTTTACGACTGACAGCACTTGGAGCAATTGTCTTGTCTACTTTTGCAGTGTCATTTGGACCGTTTATAGCTCTGGTTTGTTGCAAATATatgatttgttttaaatgttaagAGTTGTATAAGTCTAACTTAAAATACAAAATCGCAAATATAGTGAAGTACAAAAAATATGTGTACTGCATCAAGCAGGTGCACTAACAAATTTTACTTTATCCTTAAAAGGGCCAGCTTCCACAAGTCTTGTCTCGGCTCTTTCCTTTCAAGCGTGGACTTTGCCATGCATACTGGGCACCAAACATCTGGGCACTTTATAATATAGCAGATAAAGCAATTTCGTTCCTGGGTTTGTTTAATATCTCCAAACATTTATTAGGCACATGGGTATTTTTATTATAAGCTTTGTTGCATAATACTTTTTATACTCAATTCAGGTGTGAAATTCAGACTGCTCGACATAAACAAACTTCCCAAGGCCTCAATGACTGGTGGTCTCGTTCAGGAATTTCAGCATTCTGTGCTCCCCTCAGTCCCTCCTTTTGCAACCCTTATATGTACGTTAGTGTCAATATTGGTAAGTACATTTACAGTGATATTTTAGACCTTTTTAAAATAGTTTGTTTTTTCTCATCACACCCAATGCGGGGCCATAGATAAGATATCAGGGCCACAAAAACAATTCCCACCTCTTACCCCAATATCTATGGCTGTGCATAAGACTAAAGTAATAACGGAAGGAAATTGGTTATCAAATGTGCTCTACTTTGATAATTGTAAACtattattttgtcttttttagcCTGCTCTTTTCAGGATCTGGCATAGACCAGATGGCGCAAGAGGATTCTTGCGCTGCCTCGTTGTTTGTGCCCTTGGTTCTTTCATGTTTGGCTGGCATGTGCATGAAAAGGCCATTCTGGTGGCTATACTTCCTTTGAGGTGATCATCTGATGGTATACTTTACTTACATGAGCATGCGTTCAGTTATTTGACTACTTTTATAAACACAATTTCTTGTTTTTTAGTTTGCTTGCAGTGGAGAGCAGAGAGGAtgccaggatttttctcatccTCAGTACAACAGGTCATTATTCACTATTTCCACTTCTCTTCACAACACAAGGTAAGTCCGTTATAAAACACTCAGCAATTCAATCAAGAAGTTTAATCATCATCTCATAGTTTCATTCTTCTTTTGTCTATTTTCAGAGTTGCCCATCAAAATTTTTCTCATGTtgctgtttacaatcttcagtTTTACTTCGTTGAAAAAGCTATTCAGGTCAgtgtaaaatgtaattatttaacTCTTCCTTAGATGTTTAATTGAATAACATTTCATATTGTAATTCACTCGTGTATATTATTGGATTTTCCAGGAAGGGTGGAGCTCTGGTGAGCACACTGGAAGCAGTGTATCTGTTGGGTCTGATTCCTCTGGAGCTCATCTGTGAATTTGTTTATCCGCTGACTGTCTGGCAGAAGAGTTTCCCTTTTCTCCCTCTCATGCTGACATCAGTTTACTGCGCTCTGGGAGTGACATATGCCTTCATTAGACTGTACATATCACTTCTGACATGTTCAAACAAAGCCAAAACACAGTAAACCAGCTGCAAGATACTGAAAGGCAATGAAGTTTAAGAGTTAAGAGGAACTGTTTATTAAGTTTGACATTCTTAGTGATTTTTCATTTGACCAAAGTTATTGATGAATTGTTTGGATCAGGTTGTGGGATATGTATGTAGTTTTGTACGGCTGTGGTATGTAGTAATGTAGGCTatggaaaaaaatctatatttttgtAAGATGCTTTTACATGTTTATTGTTTCAGTAAATATGTTTGAACATTATTTCACAtacaaagtaaaaaaatctgataaaagttaacaatggttgttttaaagttttattaagGCAACATAAATATTCCATACCAGTTAATATCTTACCTGATTCTTACAAAAATTGCTGGTCTAGATGGAAAATGATCAAAAACAAAGCATAAGCGGAGTCTAACCTATAGATTGTGGGGTTTGAAACTGATAATCTCATTAGCAAATCTTTGAATTGATCATTTAAAACCATTTACACTTTTCTGGCAGATGTTCTCAGTGGTGTACTGTATGTCAGAGTACAGTGACTGTTCGAGAGATCTCAATATATCCATATCTGGTTACATATTGAGttgtaacatttattttttgtaacttGTGTTTTTGGCCGAGCGAATTGTTTAAGGCTGTTTCACAAGTGCCAACCTCTAAACAGTCAAGTCACAGAAATATacacttaataataataataataataacaacaacaacaagtcctttaagaacaatagggtccttgCACATCACTGCTCTGGCCCTAAATGTCTACATGGGTTTGGTTAAAGGAAACagcaccatttttcaatattttactatgttcttacctcaacttagatgaattaatacataccaatctttttcaatgcgtgcacttttaatctttgttcagcgcttcgtgaatgtgttagcatttagcctagccccattcattcctatggctccaaacaaaagttttattttgtgccaccatacttactcgtgaaactactcatgtaacagtctttaaatcgaaaaaacatggaagtgtttggtggcttctaaattcatccctgtttggagccatatgaatgaatggggctaggctccATGGTGACACATTTTtaaggcgctgtacaaagattaaaagtgcacgcattgaaaaaagattctaatttgtctaagttgaggtaagaacatagtaaaatattgaaaaacggtggtgtgttcctttaagttgCTAGTAGCTGAAGACATAAATGTTTCTTGGTCTAAATAAGCAGtgcattttatgtatttttgaaTAGTGTCACTTTGTAAATGTAAGATTTTTCTGGTATAAGTGCTGTATTTTTGGTGTGACCTCATTTAATTCATCGCAAAGAGAGAATTCAGAATACAAAAGCAATATTTTGTCTCCCAATTCACATACAGAGCAATATAGTGGGACCATATGTTACCCTGTCAGTGAAATCCGGGCTATGGtgattatgagattaggagcatcaaagtttgatttcaatctttgacatgaccttagtcaatatgaaagatattttcacagaatgtacattatgtaggatgattttatgtaaaaaacatcttgatAGTAAAACTTAATAGGTTTAATTACAGGATGGATTACAAATGTGCTTACCAATAAAAGTCACTATTCATATCCTCAGCATTCTATACTGAGCTTTTCCTTaaaaagcacaatgtttttcATCCCCAAGTCCTGCCAACAGTTCTTTGTTCCTCTGCACTCATAGCATTAGAGGATCAGTGATTGGCTCTGGACACTCCGACACACACAAGGCTTTACATCTCCTCTGTGGAGGATTTAGCAGTTAGCTAAATTCTTTGCAGAATTTCCTTCTGAGGATCACACGTGTCGCGAGGAGGTACATCTGATACTTAGAGAGATGACTGAACCTCAACGTCTTATGAATTAGTTCTCAGGGCGGGATTTCAGTTTCTTGAATTTTGTCTCTAGCATGCCGTTTAGCCGAACCTAACTTTCAATGCTCGGTTTCCGTCGACCATCAACAATAATACCTAAAACTGGTGTAAGGTCCATCAATTTCTTTAACATTTCCATAATATCTGGATGTCCTTTTGCTCCTTCAATGAACTCCTCCAGCGTCAGTTCACCTGAATGTTTAAAGACAGAGAGAGGGATTTTGTCAGGCATGCAATcaattaataaaacatcattgaGAGCATCTTTTTCATAATAAATTCGTTGTTTTACTCACCTTCTCCATTTACATCAATCTTTTCATAAATAAGTGTCACCACCTCTTCTGGCACAATGTCACGGTTTCTTGTGATGTCTTGTATTGCCTATTTGGGAAAATATGATAAACATCTATGCAAATGTTTTGCAATATTTTATGAAACCATATAGGACATGCAATAAGATTGGCTTGCACGTAACAGTCTGAGAAACTGAGGTACATTGAAGACACAGGAAAGATAGTTCACTAATTGGATTAAATGAGCTCATCTACAGATTAAGCAGGCAAACTGATCCTGCAGAGGAATTACAGCAAACCTATTTCTTTTCCATTCACAAAAATAATTTgggtacattgtaaaaaataatgtcaaatcaacatatagttttatgttactttaacttaacacatCATGATGTTAAagaatttcaacttgtttttataagtcatgtcaacttatcacatcaaaacttaaaatagtaggttgaattgacttgcatgaACTTCATGCTGCCTTTTTTACATTGTACATACATGCAAATAATCCAGTGATCATCTCTGACCAATGCAACCATCATCAGATGTAATCTCACATTGAATTTCCTGCACAGATTTATAAGCAACGCACCAATAAAAGTTGATTCATTACCGTGAATATTGTCTCCAATTCATCCTTGTCAATTTTCCCATTGCCATCCTGGTCAAAAAGTTTGAAGTACCACTTTAGTTTCTGGTTGATTTCCCCCTTGAGCATAAGGCTAATGGCAGCAATATATTCTACAAAATCTATATACccatcctaaaaaaaaaaagagagaaaatgtAAAGACAGCACATTATTACACTATTTGTTTGCTCCTGTGGGTGGCTAGTATAACTTGgacacatttttaagaaatgtgTTTTCGTTGCGTCTCTCCAttcactttttaaaattatacagctggcccttaactctttccccaccataaACGAGTTTTCGcatcaattaagaaaaaacatttccctgccaatgatactttactgacgagtttttacagtaatctgtgattctgctattatccactagatggcgctcttacccGATTTATGAAAAACTGGAGCAATAactaatttaacaacatttaaaactctgtgtatgttttgatcatcatcctggatctgatctctaacaaaattcgtttacaaaaatgcaattatttcaggtatttttgaaaaaacctactcatatttaagaggttaaaaaaagagaacaaataaacatagaattaaaaaaaaattccgttttgtttgtttgtttgaaagcagagggtatgttctttcattttatatatttgtatgtttacatatttatagaagaaaattttcctggaaggcattttgtgaaacttgtaaaaacacacacaaaaaaaaaatgctggcggggaatgagttaaatataTACAATCTATCCAAGAGGATTCAGCCAAGATCATGTGGCACAAGCTATGAACCCTTAACTTATGCTTTTAGGACATAAAGTGCCAGTTTTCctgacagggtttagattaatccaggactagggtTAGTTATATTAggccaggggtctccaacgtggtgcctgccaaagcacattctattaatagtctcaattgtaatatttattaattacatttttttatattagcttggcctGGTTTACGTATGTTAGCATtataaacaatactaaaacatatcaacaagtaaaaaaaaataaaatcaacaagtaaaacgaAACAGTTTTGAGTAAACTagatcaaaaagtagccctccagattgttttctccattgtggtagcccttgctcacaaaaaggttggagacccctgaactaggggtttttacaaacataccttacaaaaaacaatacttgtgtgcatcttgagattAAACAATGGCAATGATATATgaaaagatatgtcagtgcaagatgttttgaaattaaagcagctcaaacatgcattttagccCAGGAAAAGGAAAAGCCCTGTGCGGTAAACCGCCCCCAAACGTTTTTTTCTTCTCTCTAAGTAGACCAGTGTGCATTAGAGTCATGACACTTTAACTTATGATTTTATAGGCAGCCTTCTTTAAGGCTAGTAGTAGTCTAGTGGTTAGCACGTTGGGCTTGTAACACAAGAGTTTAAATCCTTAAGCAAGGCACCTGAAACCCAGTTGCTCCCTGGGCCTGGGGTCATCAAATCTAATAATCAGGAGAAAAACACTAGTTTAAAATGATAATCCTTACCCCATCCATGTCGAATGTGAAGAAGACCTGGTCCACGTAACTATTTGCATCCTCGCTCATACCCTGCAAGCTGAGAATGGACTTGAGTTCAAACAGCGTTATCAGGCCTGATGGAGACTCCTTCATGAATTTGTTATACCAGTGGTGCATATCTTCAGCAAGGATGTCATCCAAACTTGTGTGATTGTTACCCATAGCTGCTGTCCTGCAGGGATAGAAAGCAGTCTCTGTCCCGTTGCCAGGCAGTCGGCCCTTTCCGATGGGTTACGGTGCAGGTGTACTTTGGCGATGAGGTGAACAGTAGCCTTTACAAATCCACACTGGTGCTCCGCAGGGATGGACTGAATGCTGAGTGTCTAAACCTATTATATCCAGATTCAactaaaatgaagttgacaCCTAAAATAACTACGGTTAATGAGATGATGGTGAACCCTGCCCGTTAAAGAATCACTGGCAGAGGGAAAGGAA is a window encoding:
- the alg8 gene encoding dolichyl pyrophosphate Glc1Man9GlcNAc2 alpha-1,3-glucosyltransferase isoform X1; protein product: MVAPMTNDQSWFFALALGVSFLKCLLINAYHSTDFEVHRNWLALTHSLPVSQWYYEATSEWTLDYPPLFAWFEYGLSHIARFFDKEMLVVQNLNYASAATVLFQRLSVIVADVVFFYAVKECCKCLREDKGKDLHAKPSFILAALLLWNFGLLIVDHIHFQYNGFLFGVLLLSITRHFQKRHLEGALLFSILLNLKHIYLYVAPAYGIYLLRCFCFTQNNADGSLQWRSLSLLRLTALGAIVLSTFAVSFGPFIALGQLPQVLSRLFPFKRGLCHAYWAPNIWALYNIADKAISFLGVKFRLLDINKLPKASMTGGLVQEFQHSVLPSVPPFATLICTLVSILPALFRIWHRPDGARGFLRCLVVCALGSFMFGWHVHEKAILVAILPLSLLAVESREDARIFLILSTTGHYSLFPLLFTTQELPIKIFLMLLFTIFSFTSLKKLFRKGGALVSTLEAVYLLGLIPLELICEFVYPLTVWQKSFPFLPLMLTSVYCALGVTYAFIRLYISLLTCSNKAKTQ
- the alg8 gene encoding dolichyl pyrophosphate Glc1Man9GlcNAc2 alpha-1,3-glucosyltransferase isoform X2, producing MVAPMTNDQSWFFALALGVSFLKCLLINAYHSTDFEVHRNWLALTHSLPVSQWYYEATSEWTLDYPPLFAWFEYGLSHIARFFDKEMLVVQNLNYASAATVLFQRLSVIVADVVFFYAVKECCKCLREDKGKDLHAKPSFILAALLLWNFGLLIVDHIHFQYNGFLFGVLLLSITRHFQKRHLEGALLFSILLNLKHIYLYVAPAYGIYLLRCFCFTQNNAGDASTSLVSALSFQAWTLPCILGTKHLGFLRCLVVCHALLAVESREDARIFLILSTTGHYSLFPLLFTTQELPIKIFLMLLFTIFSFTSLKKLFRKGGALVSTLEAVYLLGLIPLELICEFVYPLTVWQKSFPFLPLMLTSVYCALGVTYAFIRLYISLLTCSNKAKTQ
- the guca1d gene encoding guanylate cyclase activator 1d, translated to MGNNHTSLDDILAEDMHHWYNKFMKESPSGLITLFELKSILSLQGMSEDANSYVDQVFFTFDMDGDGYIDFVEYIAAISLMLKGEINQKLKWYFKLFDQDGNGKIDKDELETIFTAIQDITRNRDIVPEEVVTLIYEKIDVNGEGELTLEEFIEGAKGHPDIMEMLKKLMDLTPVLGIIVDGRRKPSIES